AACCCCGCagaaacaccccccacccctccacaaacTAACCCTACTCTTTCCCAAACATCACACTCCTCCACAACCCGCCAACAACTTCCCAAACATCCCCAGCCTCCCCAAACTACCCACACACCCAGAACCACCGCACCCTCCccaacccggggcggcacggtagcacagtgggttagcactgctgcttcacagctccagggtcctgggttcaattcccggctcgggtcactgtctgtgtggagtttgcacattctcctcgtgtttgcgtgggtttcctccgggtgctccggtttcctcccacagtccaaagatgtgcgggttaggttgattggctaggttaaaattgcccctgagatgtgtaggttagagggattagcgggtaaatatgtgggggtagggcctgggtgggattgtggtcggtgcagactcgatgggccgaatggcctccttctgcactgtagggtttctatgatttctatgatttctaaccccTCCACAACCTAACCCCACCCCCTCAGAAtggggacagcacggtggtacagtgggttcgcactgctgcctcacagcccagggacccgggttggattcccggcttgggtcactgtctgtgtggagtttgcacgttctccccatgtctgtgtgggtttcctcccacagtctgaaagacgtgctggttagggtgcattggcccgtgctaaattctccctcagtgttacccgaacaggcgccggagtgtggagactaggagattttcacactaacttcaatgcagtgttaatgtcagcctacttgtgacactaataaactttttgaaaactttttaaacttttaaaccccccccccgcccagaaccccccccaataaataaactttaaataaggcATTggagctgaaggaggccatttggcccatcgagtctgctctgccattcaatgactgATCTGATGAAATAATACtcagctcccactttcccgccttatccccagaaTCCTCCATTCCCTAACTGATTaataatctgtctgtctcagcattGAACACGCTGGACGACCCAGTTCTGgtctctctcccaccaccccaccagaCCCACACAAGCGGAAACACCTTTCTCTACGTCGACTGAATCCCTATCGATTCACCGGCCAGGCTCCTCTGGTAAACTATTCCCAAACAGCAGGAGACAAACAAACCTCATCCGCCATTAGAGTCAGGTCCCTTTTCATAGCGTATGCATCCTCGCCATCAGCGTAATACTTAGGCTCCACCTCACTGATCCTGCACGGGGGAAAAGGTTTTACAgttcatttatcagtgtcacaagtaaggcttacattaacaccgcaatgaagttactgtgaatatcccccagtcgccacacctgctcgggtaacaccgagggagaatttagcacggccattgcaccctaaccagcgcgtctttcggactgtggggagagaccggagcacccggaggaaacccacgcagacacggggagaacgtgcagaatctgcgcagacaacccggatccctggggctgtgaggcagcgatgctgaccacagtgccaccgtgtcagACGGTACCTTCAGCTGCTGTTTTTAAAGGCCTGAGTGGTCGATTTCTGCTCCTTTTCTCGAATGTTGGGATTGTgttggctactttccaattccCGGGAGCCATTCCAGGATTTAGGGAATCCTGGAAGACCAAAACCAATGCATTCACCATATCTGTCGCCACCATTTTTAAAACCTTCGAACGGAAGCATCGAGTGCAGGGAACTTCTCATCTTTTAGCCCCACTAATTTCTCCTGGGATATTTCTTCATTGATACTAAATTCTCTAAGTTTCTCATTCTCATtagccatgatgcggagatgccggcgttgaactggggtaaacacagtaagaagtctcacaacaccaggttaaagtccaacaggtgtatttggtatcgcgagctttcggagcgctgctccttcatcaggtgagtggagagttgggtccaCCAACAGGgcaatatatagacacagactcaattacaagacaatggttggaatgcgagtctttacaggtaatcaaatctttacaggtacagacaatgtgagtggagagagggttaagtacaggttaaagagatgtgtattgtctccagacaggacagttagtgggattttgcgaTTAGGAttaggcgcctgttcggatatactgagggagaatttagcatggccaatccccctaacctgcacatctttggacactaagggacaatttagcatggccaatccatctaacctgcacatctttggacactaagggacaatttagcatggccaattcccctaacctgcacatctttggacactaagggacaatttagcatggccaatccatctaacctgcacatctttggacactaagggacaatttagcatggccaattcccctaacctgcacatctttggacactaagggacaatttagcatggccaatccatctaacctgcacatctttggacactaagggacaatttagcatggccaattcccctaacctgcacatctttggacactaagggacaatttagcatggccaatccatctaacctgcacatctttggacactaagggacaatttagcatggccaatccccctaacctgcacatctttggacactaagggacaatttagcatggccaatccatctaacctgcacatctttggacactaagggacaatttagcatggccaattcccctaacctgcacatctttggacactaagggacaatttagcatggccaatccatctaacctgcacatctttggacactaagggacaatttagcatggccaatccacctaacctgcacatctttggacactaagggacaatttagcatggccaatccaccttaacctgcacatctttggacactaaggggcaatttagcatggccaatccaccttaacctgcacatcgttggagtgtggtaggaaaccggagcacctggaggttaAAATGAGAGGCCGGCCgttccggggggtggggggggaaatgtcAGGAAGCGCTTCCTCAcacaaatgggaatgggaatCCGGAACTGGTAAATATAGGATATCAAGCTTTCAGTTAAGGATATCGTAAGACAGAAAATGGTGTGGCGAGgcagagaggttcagggagggaacACCAGAGCTCGgagccctgccccaccccccacccaggcagctgaaggcatggccacccaaTGGCAGAGTGATGGGAATCGGGGAACAGGCTCGGGAGGAGCAGAGCGACCGCGGAGGGGTGCAAGTCAGGAGCAGTCAGAGGTGAGCGGCGGCAAGGAGGGGGAACAGGGAGATTTGAGGTTGAGATCAGGTCCAGACACAGCACTTACTGGAAGTTTAGCGTGTTGGAGTAGAGATGTAGTGCTGCTCGATTGCTGTAACGGGAAAAACAGAAAGGCACAAATTAATATTCGAGTGTCATCCACTCAACAAGGATTAACAGTTAGACACTCCATCTCCGCAACACACTCCCCACagattcacacccacacacactgaaccctgcAACACACTCCCCagattcacacccacacacactgaaccccgcaacacactccccacagattcacacccacacacactgaaccccgcAACACACTCCCCagattcacacccacacacactgaaccccgcAACACACTCCCCagattcacacccacacacactgaaccccgcaacacactccccacagattcacacccacacacactgaaccccacaaCACACTCCCCagattcacacccacacacactgaaccctgcAACATACTCCCCACagattcacacccacacacactgaaccctgcaacacactccccacagattcacacccacacacactgaaccctgcAACACACTCCCCagattcacacccacacacactgaaccctgcAACATACTCCCCACagattcacacccacacacactgaaccctgcaacacactccccacagattcacacacacactgaaccccgcaacacactccccacagattcacacactgaaccctgcaacacactccccatagattcacacactgaaccccacaaCACTCCCCATAGATTCACACACTGAACCCCGCAACACACTCCCCATAGATTCACACACTGAACCCAACACACTCCCCACAGAttcacacactgaaccccacaacacactccccacagattcacacacacactgaaccctgcaacacactccccacagattcacacactgaaccccacaacacactccccacagattcacacactgaaccccacaaCACACtctccacagattcacacactgaaccccacaacacactccccacagattcacacacacactgaaccccgcaacacactccccatagattcacacactgaaccctgcaacacactccccacagattcacacacacactgaaccctgcaacacactccccacagattcacacacactgaaccccgcaacacactccccatagattcacacactgaaccctgcaacacactccccacagattcacacactgaaccctgcaacacactccccacagattcacacccacactgaaccctgcaacacactccccacagattcacacactgaaccctgcaacacactccccacagattcacacactgaaccccacaaCACACTCCCCACAGATTCACACACTGAACCCTGCAACACACTCCCCACAGATTCACACACTGAACCCTGCAACACACTCCCCAGAttcacacactgaaccccacaacacactccccacagattcacacactgaaccccacaaCACACTCCCCACAGATTCACACACTGAACCCTGCAACACACTCCCCAGATTCACACACTGAAGCCCACAACACACCCTGGACCTGAATCTAGAACGGGACACCTGGACCTGAATCTAGAACGTGGCGCTCTGGAAGTGGATGGCGAGATTACCTTTTCCGAACGTGTAAGGAAACGTATCGGGCGTTGAAATTCTCGATCATGGCTCTGGACGCTTGGTCCATCAGCTTCTGGGCCAATCCTAGCCGCCGGTGAGACCTTTTCACAGCCTGCAGGAAGAAGAGTATAACTCACATCCGATCCCGTGAGGTGGAGAGTTGGagtcagggatagggagggagatCAGTGTCTCTAATCACGCAGCTGAATAGTGCAACCCCTCACCTCATTACCAATCTCCTCTCTCCATCCTGTTCACCCAGAGCTCCGTATCCAGAATCCGCCTCCCAATCCCACCACTCTGGTCCCGTCCCCACCCTGGTCTATGccgcacccccaccctccccgccagtctctgcaccccctctcctctccccacgCCTCCCAGTCTCCGTCCCTCCTCTCCCAGgtttccccttcccccacctctcccagTCTCCGGAcctcctctccctgtccctcttctCCCTCCCCACATCACCCTGTCCCAGTCCTCTGTACCTCTCCACTCCCCGCACCCCTTCCCAGTCCTGGTGCCAGTCcctgtccccccgcccccacccccccctccactccgatCTCCGTCCCACCCTCTGGCACCCGTGCCAGGCACAGTCttgccttcgaacctgctccttaCCAGGGAGGTGATGTGCCCGTGAGGAACATCGTCAGGATCCtcttccctgagagagagagaaaagtaaACCCTCAGACTTAGAATGAAAACAGAATCAATCTCTCCGAGGGACTTTAATAAACAGCGAGTGATACGGTGGCTCAATGACTGGCTCAGGGTGggtacaaagaaaactacagcacaggaacaggtccttcggccctccaagcctgtgccgatcatgatgccccaactacgCTAAAAGAAAAAActtttgcccttactcggtccgcatCTCACGGGgaacgggggagaatgtgggactcgctcccacgggggagtgggggagaatgtgggacttgctcccacgggggagtgggggagaatgtgggacttgctcccacggggagtgggggagaatgtgggacccgcccccgtggggaatgggggagaatgtgggacccgctcccgcgggaagtgggggagaatgtggggctcgctcccatgggggggagtgggggacaatgtgggactcgctcccacggggagtgagggagaatgtgggactcgctcccacggggagtgggggagaatgtgggactcgctcccacgggggagtgggggagaatgtgggacttgctcccacgggggagtgggggagaatgtgggacttgctcccacggggagtgggggagaatgtgggacccgctcccgtggggaatgggggagaatgtgggacccgctcccgcgggaagtgggggagaatgtggggctcgctcccatggggggggagtgggggacaatgtgggactcgctcccacggggagtgagggagaatgtgggactcgctcccgcgggaagtgggggagaatgtgggactcgctcccgcgggaagtgggggagaatgtgggactcgctcccgcgggaagtgggggagaatgtgggacccgctcccgCAGGAAgtgggggtgaatgtgggactcgctcccacggggagtgggagagaatgtgggactcgctcccacgggaagtgggggagaatgtgggactcgctcccatggggagtgggggagaatgtgggactcgctcccagcgacgggagtgggggagaatgtgggactcgctcccacggggagtggggagaatgtgggacttgaccccacggggagtgagggagaatgtgggactcgctcccacggggagtgagggagaatgtgggactcgcccccagcgaggggagaatgtggggctcgctccaacggggagtgggggagatgaAAAGTGTCGATGAGTTcaaaaggggaagctggataaacacatgagggagtaaggaatagaaggatgtggGAGAATAGGGGGAAATGGAGCGAGAGGTGGCAGAAGTGTGTTGTGGGGCAGGAATACCAACATGTGgcagaggggccaaatggcctgtttctgtgctgtacgactGTCTAACATTCTGTGCAGTTGAATGAGCAAACACAGTTTTGCCTCCAACTTACATCTTAGCCAGGACGTATCCCACAATCTTTCCGTTCTCGTCCTCTGCAATGTAAGAAAGCTGGAAGGAAGCAAAAGGCCAGTTAGTGAAGGACATGATCaaacagcgctgagggagcgccgcactgtgggagagtcagtgctgagggaatgccgcactgtgggagggtcagtgctgagggagcgccgcactgtgggagggtcagtgctgagggagcaccgcactgtgggagggtcagtgctgagggagcgccgcactgtgggagggtcagtgctgtgggagggtcagtgctgagggagcgccgcactgtgggagggtcagtgctgagggagcgccgcactgtgggagggtcagtgctgtgggagggtcagtgctgagggagcgccgcactgtgggagggtcagtgctgagggagcgccgcactgtgggtggatcATACCTGGGGCCACGATAAGCCATGGTAGAAGTAATACTTCATCTGGTAATTTTCCGGCAGACACAGCAGGTTGCAGTGCTGCATGTTCATCAGGTCCTCAGGCTGAAAACAGAGAAGCGGAacagtcacacactgacattaccctgtcccctcactccccagccaaacagtgaacaggaggaggccattcagcccatccagcgtGCTCTGCCAGTCAATACGTTCATGAACGATCAGACACTTCTGTGGCCTTTAACTCCACATTATGCCCGCTTTTGTATCATCATTCTCAACATTATCATACAATGATCTGCTTGGCCCATCTCATTTGCAACATCCCTTCACAttcacagaagaggtttaccaggatgctgcctggattagagggtaggagctataaggaaaggctggacaaactggggctgttttctctggagcggcagaggctgaggggagacctgatagaagaatataaaatgatgagaggcatcgatagggttgacagtcagaatctttttcccagagttgaaatgtctaatactcgggGGCACGCGCTTCAGGTGAGAGAGGGgaagttcagaggagatgtgaggggtaagtttttttacacagagggtggtgggtgtctggaacgcgctgcctggggtggtggtggaggcagatacgatcggggcgattaaggggcttttagataagcccaGGAATATGCAAGAAACAGAGGGATAGGGAGCAAGGGCAGGGAACAGGGATTAGTTCAATTTGGCCTCATGTTCGGCACAgcatggtgggtcgaagggcctgttcctgtgctcgatgggctgaagggcctgatttgatttgatttattgttgtcacatgtattagtacacagcgcaaagtattgtttcttgcgcactatacagacaaagcataccgttcatagagaaggaaaggagagggtgcagaatgtagtgttacagtcatagctaggatgtagagaaagatcaacttaatgcgaggtcggtccattcaaaagtctgatggcagcaggaaagaagctgttctcgagtcggttggtacgtgacctcagacttttgtatctttttcccgacggatgaaggtagaagagagaatgtccggggtgcgtggggtccttaattatgccggctgcttttccccgaggcagcgggaagtgtagacagagtcaatggatgggaggctggtttgagtgatggattgggctacattcacgaccgtttgtagtttcttgcggtcttgggcagagcaggagccccagaccaagctgtgatacatccagaaagaatgctttctatggaacatctgtagaagttggtgagagttgtagcggacatgtctAATCTcctttcctgtgctgaactgttctacGTTCAACTAACAATTAGAAACCAATCCCTGCTTTAAACAAACTCAGTGACTGACCTCCCCCGGGAtaaaacatcgaaactagaagcacgaggaggccattcggcccttccagctgctccaccattcaccacgatcatggctgatcatcgacttcaatatcctgatccccccttccccctattccagcctcgggtcagtgtgtgtgtggggagtttgcacattctccccgtgtctgcgtgggtttcctccgggtgctccagttacctcccacactctaaagatgtgcgggttaggttgactggccatgctaaattgcccctcctatcaggtggattagcagggtaaatatgtgaggttgcagagttaggaatagggtgggattgttgtcggtgcaggctccatgggccaaatggcctccttctacgctgtagggattctatgattcatatgacagacctgccatccccggaatcagcctggtaaaccttcgctgcgctccctctatagcaaggacatccttcctcagataaggagaccaaaactgcacacaatactccaggtgtggcctcaccaacaccctgtacaattgcagcaaaacatccctatccttatactcaaatcctctcgctatgaaggccaacataccattcaccttctttactgcctgctgtacctgcgcgcttactctcagcgactgatgcacgagggcaGAATTCCAAAGAGTCACCACGCTCTGTGCAAAGACATCCGTCCTGagtgactaaggaaatttggcatgtccgctacgacacaccaacctttacagatgcaccattgaaagcatcctttccggacgtgtcacggcttggtctgggctcctgctctgcccaagaccgcaagaagctacaaaggctcatgaacgtagcccagtccatcactcaaaccagcctcccatccattgactctatctacacttcccgctgcctcggggaaaagcagccagcataattaaggacccaacgcaccccggacattctctcttccaccttcttccgtcgggaaaaagatacaaaagtctgagatcacgtaccaaccgactcgagaacagcttcttccctgctgctgtcagacttttgaatggacttacctcgcattaagttgatttttctccacaccctagctgtgactgtaacactacattctgcactctctcatttccttctctatgaacggtatgctttgtctgtacagcgcgcaagaaacaatacttttcactgtatcccaatacatgtgacaaaatcaaatcaaatcaaatcctcctcATTTTGAAATTACTTCCCCTGATTCTCGACTTCACGAATTGAAGGAATCACTTTCCCGCTTCCACCCTTTCTATCTTtttaagtcatagaggtttacagcatggaaacaggcccttcggcccaacttgtccatgccacccttttttttaaacccctaagctaatcccaattgtccgcatttggcccatatccctctatacccatcgtacccatgtaactgtctaaatgttttttaaaagacaaaattgtacccgcctcgactgttacctctgacagcttgttccagacactcaccaccctctctgtgaaaaaactgcccctctggacccttttgtatctctcccctctcaccttaaaccgatgccctctagttttagactcccctacctctgggaaaagatattgactatctcactgatctgtgcccctcattattttatagacctctataagatcacccctcagcctcctacgctccagagaaaaaagtcccggtctatccagcctctccttataactcagaccaccaagtcccggtagcatcccagtaaatcttttctgcactcttctgcACAAGTATTTTGACggattcaatcagatcacctctcattcttcgagacAGACCCCAGTTTTCcacaatctctcttcgtaagacaGTGCCATCATCCCAGGATGAGGGGGATTAAAGACAGTTTGAGCTAGATCAGGAACACCAGATAACATCAGCTGCTTCAAGGGGCCTGCTGTCGAGATTGGGCTGGGGGAGAATTTA
The DNA window shown above is from Mustelus asterias unplaced genomic scaffold, sMusAst1.hap1.1 HAP1_SCAFFOLD_4015, whole genome shotgun sequence and carries:
- the naa10 gene encoding N-alpha-acetyltransferase 10 isoform X1, with the protein product MNIRNARPEDLMNMQHCNLLCLPENYQMKYYFYHGLSWPQLSYIAEDENGKIVGYVLAKMEEDPDDVPHGHITSLAVKRSHRRLGLAQKLMDQASRAMIENFNARYVSLHVRKSNRAALHLYSNTLNFQISEVEPKYYADGEDAYAMKRDLTLMADEFRKQADTRERLKPLVLASLDHRAHHRSNHLSDCCRDDKCAAGVLSRGREGAEDSGESKDVSEVSEATESTDVKDSSEASDSAS
- the naa10 gene encoding N-alpha-acetyltransferase 10 isoform X2 — translated: MNIRNARPEDLMNMQHCNLLCLPENYQMKYYFYHGLSWPQLSYIAEDENGKIVGYVLAKMEEDPDDVPHGHITSLAVKRSHRRLGLAQKLMDQASRAMIENFNARYVSLHVRKSNRAALHLYSNTLNFQISEVEPKYYADGEDAYAMKRDLTLMADEETSGHKGASETTGTGLPGPPGPPPV